The following are from one region of the Prevotella communis genome:
- a CDS encoding pectinesterase family protein, whose translation MKSKFYALMALLLMLCTIAGSAKKVHTLGDSTMAPYDENATNTRGWGMYFGNFLTNGWTSVNYAKGGRDSRAGYNELWNNAKNNVQAGDYVLIQFAHNDGKYNGVDNLELQAYYTAKGDATNAAAVKSDGRGTTPSTTYKECLKQIVDAVKEKGATPVLVSAVCRCYFGSDNKITRPGRHDLGDKFDAIIDGQLKTGQKIAASDHTMDYGYQMQQLASELNVAFIDMTSATKELYESYGTYDKCYAALFDKGAEKDNTHYNLTGALTAARLCAQLMKEKGILADDIVIPTELSIAPASVDMGEGYLGKTAMKELTLSGLGLNPAAGTVNVAATEGIMLSTDKQNWQNSLEVNYQNGSLIKTFYARVSLTAVGKFNGTVTATQGTKSIEVPVTVNVIELGGGEPFSVSWPMVPNDEATVTGNVVATAAKLEGLGKYGNVNGYGALIAPDGKTGAWSSAGIDDSPNQYVQFAVTAPEGKKLDINSLSMKIKAQGGGALQCHVYYSTDGFVTRKTIFSSAVLTSTWNEITSDDVIKVDEGDKLLIRVYPWSKNVDNGRWICVSDVTIVGQVKDAAGVNVTGSVTYTLDKGGLAQGDDVVFSPETLSAGFAAKKWSAGSALTVDGTIQYVGQNNDKTNQTKIYNGTAGSLSSSRVDDNALKLTLTPEDGFTFVPSKVGFKAARYGTDGGNIGAAVKAGDEEVVLVENAAVNRGGKNLDIASFSEPVDGITATAEKPLELSFYFLGLGKTKSMGISDVVIEGQLVGAAAQVTKYTLNTQVVPSVEAGNISCEPDMEQFKEGTVVTLKATKNFGYRFKEWQDAEGVVISSEPTVTVTMDSEKTVKAVFESVPVYKVTTKVTNDAERQMGSVVLSPNEHDGQYEAGTKIVATANESKILKFLSWTDANENANALKERELTVNGDMELVANYEVQDFIAVFDASSNQSYAYTTTAGYPFAADETWDSERNAISSVVKMSDGSLCYTKDGGTPVVRNRESVVISAINGLYQNGYRTSDIAFQYQFSTKGFTTATFTADMCAKNAATRKYKALISVNGAEFTELKEAWDVTANAVNPIELVLPSEAMGQERVVIRITGVGDEVNNTNYPFDKQFDGLDYCDHSESGVGNVFILGEAVVEADEQAPVVTATIPADHATGISATGKIIISFDERISAVEGAGKAMLDGKELQPVWSSRSVSFDYSMLDYGKQYTFTMPANYVQDRSGNKLAEPVSITFTTMQRPTVTKGLYDFIVPDNGTISEALAAANSRADKNVRYRVFIKNGNYVFDTNGKTTGGDGKEYDDPRSYLKAANTSLIGESMEGVVITNHTPAATWDNGFGQACPLEGIGKGDVLIIEGSAVNSYFQNLTLKSSMGDAHGRDIVLHDYATHTIFKDACIWAYQDTYVSNKQDGAYYFEGGVIRGRTDFICGSGDVFFNKVDIIMCEKGGYVVAPQGNSKYGYVFKDCTIEGGKSDVDGTYYLGRAWTAAAETYFINTTMKAKPAKAGWHEWNNGPTRFAEYKSVNANGAAIDLSQRATSINGTPNEPVLTDEEAAVIGDMANTFGDWQPSLITEQAPVPTNVTLNGSALSWDNSDYALLWAICKDGAVVAFTTNPTYIVTEPGAYTVRAANEAGGLSKESEGVVVTNESLTDVKEVRSKKEEVRSGTYDLQGRNVGAIGKKGVYIVDGHKTIVR comes from the coding sequence ATGAAATCAAAATTTTATGCTTTAATGGCATTATTGCTGATGCTATGTACTATAGCGGGCAGCGCTAAGAAGGTGCACACCTTGGGTGATTCTACGATGGCACCTTATGACGAGAACGCTACGAATACCCGTGGATGGGGTATGTATTTCGGAAACTTCCTGACCAATGGCTGGACATCGGTCAACTATGCCAAGGGCGGACGCGATTCGCGTGCCGGCTATAATGAGTTGTGGAACAATGCGAAGAATAATGTGCAGGCGGGCGACTACGTGCTTATACAGTTTGCACACAACGACGGAAAATACAATGGTGTGGATAACTTGGAACTGCAGGCTTACTACACCGCCAAGGGTGATGCCACGAATGCCGCTGCCGTGAAGAGTGACGGACGAGGCACGACGCCCTCTACAACCTATAAGGAGTGCCTGAAGCAGATTGTCGATGCGGTGAAGGAGAAGGGTGCAACGCCTGTCCTCGTATCGGCTGTATGTCGTTGCTACTTTGGAAGCGACAACAAAATCACCCGTCCTGGTCGTCATGACTTAGGTGATAAGTTTGATGCCATCATCGACGGACAACTGAAGACGGGACAGAAGATTGCCGCCTCTGATCATACGATGGACTATGGTTATCAGATGCAGCAACTGGCTTCTGAACTGAATGTTGCTTTCATCGATATGACTAGTGCCACGAAGGAACTCTACGAGAGTTATGGAACGTATGACAAATGCTATGCGGCTTTGTTTGACAAAGGTGCTGAGAAGGATAACACCCATTATAACCTGACAGGTGCGCTGACGGCAGCCCGTCTCTGTGCACAGCTGATGAAGGAAAAAGGTATCCTGGCTGATGATATCGTGATTCCTACAGAACTCTCTATAGCTCCCGCTTCTGTTGATATGGGTGAGGGCTACTTGGGTAAGACGGCTATGAAGGAACTGACACTTAGCGGACTGGGACTGAATCCTGCTGCAGGTACGGTGAATGTTGCTGCTACGGAAGGCATCATGCTCTCCACCGATAAGCAGAACTGGCAGAACTCTTTAGAGGTGAACTATCAGAACGGTTCACTCATCAAGACTTTCTATGCCCGCGTGTCGCTCACTGCTGTGGGGAAGTTCAATGGTACTGTTACTGCCACACAGGGCACAAAGAGTATTGAAGTGCCCGTCACAGTTAATGTGATAGAACTGGGCGGAGGCGAGCCTTTTTCTGTTTCCTGGCCCATGGTTCCTAATGATGAGGCAACCGTTACGGGAAATGTCGTAGCTACAGCGGCTAAATTGGAAGGTCTAGGCAAATATGGCAATGTGAACGGCTACGGTGCCCTCATAGCTCCCGATGGGAAAACAGGCGCATGGTCTTCTGCAGGTATCGACGACTCGCCTAATCAGTATGTGCAGTTTGCCGTGACGGCTCCTGAGGGCAAGAAGCTTGATATCAATAGTCTTTCAATGAAAATCAAGGCACAGGGTGGGGGCGCCCTCCAGTGTCATGTCTATTATTCTACTGATGGTTTTGTTACACGAAAGACCATCTTCTCGTCTGCTGTGCTTACCAGTACATGGAACGAAATTACTTCTGACGATGTCATCAAGGTGGACGAGGGTGACAAGCTGCTCATCCGTGTCTATCCTTGGTCGAAAAACGTGGATAATGGCAGGTGGATATGTGTTTCCGATGTCACTATAGTCGGTCAGGTGAAAGATGCTGCTGGCGTGAACGTCACGGGTTCTGTCACTTATACCCTTGACAAGGGCGGACTGGCTCAGGGTGATGATGTCGTGTTTTCCCCTGAAACGCTGAGCGCTGGTTTTGCCGCTAAGAAATGGTCGGCAGGTTCGGCTTTGACTGTTGATGGAACTATCCAGTATGTAGGCCAGAACAATGACAAGACAAATCAGACTAAGATTTATAACGGTACTGCGGGCAGTCTTAGCAGTAGTCGGGTTGACGATAATGCACTCAAGCTGACACTCACTCCTGAGGATGGTTTCACTTTCGTCCCTTCAAAGGTGGGTTTTAAGGCTGCCCGCTATGGTACGGATGGTGGTAATATCGGTGCTGCCGTAAAGGCTGGTGACGAAGAGGTGGTGCTGGTAGAGAATGCGGCTGTAAACCGTGGCGGCAAGAATCTTGATATAGCTTCATTCAGCGAACCTGTTGATGGTATTACGGCTACGGCGGAAAAGCCTCTGGAACTGAGTTTCTATTTCCTCGGTTTGGGTAAGACCAAGTCAATGGGTATCTCGGATGTCGTTATTGAGGGACAGCTGGTCGGTGCTGCTGCGCAGGTGACGAAATACACCTTGAATACACAGGTAGTACCATCTGTTGAGGCCGGAAATATCAGTTGTGAGCCTGACATGGAACAGTTTAAAGAGGGTACGGTAGTAACGCTGAAAGCAACGAAGAACTTCGGTTATCGTTTTAAGGAGTGGCAGGATGCTGAGGGTGTAGTGATTAGTTCTGAGCCTACTGTCACAGTCACCATGGATTCTGAGAAGACCGTGAAGGCGGTTTTTGAGTCTGTGCCTGTATATAAGGTTACGACAAAGGTAACTAATGATGCTGAGCGTCAGATGGGTAGTGTTGTCCTGTCGCCCAATGAACATGATGGTCAGTACGAGGCCGGAACCAAGATTGTTGCAACAGCCAATGAATCGAAGATACTGAAGTTCCTCTCCTGGACTGATGCCAATGAGAATGCCAACGCCCTGAAAGAACGTGAACTCACGGTGAATGGTGACATGGAGTTGGTGGCCAACTACGAAGTACAGGATTTTATTGCCGTATTTGATGCCAGCAGCAATCAGAGTTATGCTTATACAACAACTGCTGGCTATCCTTTTGCTGCTGATGAGACATGGGATAGTGAGCGTAATGCCATAAGTAGTGTGGTAAAGATGAGTGACGGTTCGCTGTGCTATACGAAGGATGGTGGTACACCAGTGGTTCGAAACCGGGAGAGTGTGGTAATTAGTGCTATCAATGGTCTTTATCAGAATGGCTATCGCACCAGCGACATCGCCTTCCAGTATCAGTTCTCAACAAAGGGCTTCACGACTGCTACCTTTACGGCAGATATGTGTGCCAAGAATGCTGCCACCAGGAAATACAAGGCGCTAATCTCTGTTAATGGTGCAGAATTTACGGAATTGAAGGAAGCTTGGGATGTAACAGCCAATGCTGTCAACCCCATTGAATTGGTATTGCCGAGTGAAGCGATGGGGCAGGAGCGTGTGGTCATTCGCATCACGGGTGTTGGTGATGAGGTCAACAATACCAACTATCCTTTCGATAAACAATTTGACGGACTGGATTATTGCGACCATTCTGAGAGTGGCGTGGGCAATGTCTTTATTCTTGGTGAGGCTGTCGTTGAAGCTGATGAACAGGCACCCGTGGTTACTGCTACGATTCCTGCTGATCATGCTACAGGTATTAGTGCGACAGGAAAGATTATCATTTCGTTTGACGAGCGTATTTCGGCTGTAGAGGGAGCCGGCAAAGCTATGCTTGACGGCAAGGAACTGCAGCCTGTATGGAGCAGTCGCAGTGTGAGCTTCGACTACAGTATGCTGGACTATGGCAAACAGTATACCTTTACCATGCCAGCCAACTATGTGCAGGACCGCTCTGGAAACAAGCTTGCAGAGCCTGTAAGCATTACCTTCACAACGATGCAGCGACCAACTGTTACAAAGGGACTTTATGACTTTATTGTACCTGATAACGGTACCATCAGCGAGGCACTGGCTGCTGCCAATAGCCGTGCTGACAAGAACGTGCGCTATCGTGTATTCATCAAGAACGGTAATTATGTATTCGATACTAATGGTAAGACCACGGGTGGCGACGGTAAGGAATACGACGACCCACGCTCGTACCTGAAAGCAGCCAATACCAGTCTTATCGGTGAGTCGATGGAAGGGGTCGTGATTACTAACCATACACCAGCTGCTACATGGGATAATGGTTTCGGCCAGGCTTGTCCGTTGGAAGGTATTGGCAAGGGCGACGTCCTTATTATCGAGGGTTCGGCTGTCAACAGCTATTTCCAGAACCTGACGCTGAAATCATCGATGGGTGATGCTCACGGTCGAGATATCGTGCTTCACGACTATGCAACACATACTATTTTCAAGGATGCCTGTATCTGGGCTTATCAGGATACCTATGTATCGAACAAACAAGACGGTGCCTACTATTTTGAGGGTGGCGTAATCCGTGGTCGTACTGACTTTATCTGTGGTTCGGGTGATGTGTTCTTTAATAAGGTGGATATCATCATGTGCGAGAAAGGCGGCTACGTCGTTGCTCCACAGGGTAACAGCAAGTATGGCTACGTGTTCAAGGACTGCACCATAGAAGGTGGCAAGAGCGATGTAGACGGCACCTACTATCTGGGACGTGCCTGGACAGCTGCGGCAGAAACCTACTTCATCAACACTACGATGAAGGCCAAGCCAGCCAAGGCAGGATGGCATGAGTGGAACAACGGACCTACGCGTTTCGCAGAATATAAATCCGTCAATGCCAATGGTGCTGCTATTGACCTGAGCCAGCGTGCTACCAGCATCAATGGCACACCCAACGAGCCCGTTCTGACAGATGAAGAGGCTGCAGTGATTGGTGATATGGCTAATACTTTTGGCGACTGGCAGCCCTCGCTGATAACTGAGCAGGCTCCTGTACCAACAAATGTAACGCTGAATGGCTCTGCACTCTCATGGGACAATAGTGACTACGCCTTACTTTGGGCTATCTGTAAGGATGGTGCAGTCGTTGCATTTACCACGAATCCTACCTATATAGTAACTGAACCTGGCGCCTATACTGTTCGTGCAGCCAACGAGGCAGGAGGCTTGAGTAAGGAGTCGGAAGGTGTAGTTGTCACCAACGAATCACTGACAGACGTAAAGGAAGTGAGAAGTAAGAAGGAAGAAGTAAGAAGTGGAACTTACGACCTTCAAGGAAGAAACGTTGGTGCGATAGGAAAGAAAGGTGTCTATATTGTGGACGGACATAAGACGATTGTCCGGTAA
- a CDS encoding glycoside hydrolase family 140 protein: protein MKLRCYALIALLMIICVTTDAQDKGQKIKPWEHGRLRVSDNQRFLQHEDGTPFFWLGETAWLMPQRLNRDEVQYYLQICHEAEYNMVQVQVMNEVPSYNVYGQKSLTVDAEGTWQMSEPYWEHMDHIVHQAERQGIYVGMVCIWGNAVKAGKMDVSQAKAYGAFLANRYKNRKNIIWIIGGDIQGDVKPEVWDALATTIKSIDKNHLMTFHPRGRTTSAQWWSKASWIDFHAFQSGHRKYGQRMGTVNYPIPDNTEEDNWQYVDSVWSYQPLKPVIDDEPVYEEIPKGLHVTDEGYWHASDVRRYAYWSVFAGSCGHTYGHNAIMQFYRKGLPPAYFCEKEWTEALRDPGFNQMKYLKRLMLSLPYFERVPDQSIIRENGVQYDRLIAARGADYLLVYNYTSRIMTLDLRKISGDKKRVWWMDAATGRFTFLGEFDSKVCTFRPHKTIDGIEDGVLIAVDASRNYPFLP, encoded by the coding sequence ATGAAATTAAGATGTTATGCTCTGATTGCATTGTTGATGATCATTTGCGTCACAACGGATGCACAGGATAAAGGGCAAAAAATAAAACCCTGGGAGCACGGAAGACTGCGGGTATCGGACAACCAGCGTTTTTTGCAACATGAGGATGGTACCCCCTTCTTCTGGCTCGGTGAGACGGCATGGCTGATGCCTCAGAGGTTGAACCGCGACGAGGTGCAGTACTATCTGCAGATATGCCATGAGGCGGAATATAATATGGTACAGGTGCAGGTGATGAATGAGGTGCCTTCGTATAATGTCTATGGACAGAAGTCGCTCACGGTAGACGCTGAAGGGACATGGCAGATGAGCGAACCCTATTGGGAACATATGGACCATATTGTACATCAGGCCGAACGTCAGGGCATTTACGTCGGTATGGTATGCATCTGGGGTAATGCCGTTAAGGCGGGGAAAATGGATGTCAGTCAGGCGAAGGCCTACGGAGCATTTCTGGCCAACCGCTATAAGAATCGCAAGAACATCATCTGGATTATCGGTGGTGATATCCAGGGAGATGTGAAGCCTGAGGTGTGGGATGCGCTTGCTACCACCATCAAGTCGATTGACAAGAATCATCTGATGACTTTTCATCCTCGTGGACGTACTACATCGGCCCAATGGTGGAGCAAGGCTTCGTGGATAGATTTTCATGCCTTTCAGAGTGGGCATCGTAAGTACGGTCAGCGCATGGGAACCGTGAACTATCCGATACCCGACAATACAGAGGAGGATAACTGGCAGTATGTGGACTCGGTATGGTCGTATCAGCCGCTGAAGCCTGTCATAGACGATGAACCCGTGTATGAGGAGATTCCCAAGGGACTGCACGTTACCGATGAGGGCTATTGGCACGCATCTGACGTGCGCCGCTACGCCTATTGGAGCGTCTTTGCTGGCAGTTGCGGGCATACCTACGGCCATAACGCTATCATGCAGTTCTATCGCAAGGGGCTTCCGCCTGCCTATTTCTGTGAAAAGGAATGGACGGAGGCGCTTCGTGACCCTGGCTTCAATCAGATGAAGTACCTGAAGCGACTGATGCTCTCGTTGCCCTATTTTGAGCGTGTGCCCGACCAGAGCATCATCCGGGAAAATGGTGTTCAGTACGATCGTCTGATTGCTGCTCGTGGCGCGGATTATCTGTTGGTCTATAACTATACAAGTCGTATAATGACCCTTGACCTGCGTAAGATATCAGGCGATAAGAAACGCGTGTGGTGGATGGATGCTGCCACAGGACGCTTCACTTTCCTGGGTGAGTTTGACAGTAAGGTGTGCACCTTCCGTCCTCATAAGACCATTGATGGTATTGAGGATGGTGTGCTCATTGCTGTTGATGCCTCAAGGAACTATCCTTTTTTGCCTTAG